In Strix uralensis isolate ZFMK-TIS-50842 chromosome 7, bStrUra1, whole genome shotgun sequence, the following proteins share a genomic window:
- the LOC141945615 gene encoding uncharacterized protein LOC141945615, with translation MELATLPPSPTGKPRRAAPGTGTGRAGGQCDAGGGGGAPADRRSPLPAGEARARPAAPSVGREGGRRKRTTFSKAQLALLVRAFEKEPYPGIALREQLSGLTDIPESRIQVWFQNRRARQLNHKKSEVAAYPKPACGKQKPTRCGGGCQERSRTTQGLGADRSLLPPQPGLPGGNQSFSSQPSPYSGQPYSRLDAHFRSLDNTFGAPGQTPAHLGLDCMGKGVPLGVGSVGSPPQLSLPVQQAQEYPYPKKSFPESYYSDADVFQSCIEDHQYLAAKENMYWRPVLNCVNANQGLGDENYLCIKSNTSPFGKGSTFYYGEGEPKLEQIRHSPPLFAASHASPPLVLPKPEGGYQGTLAAPAPSYGQQLLETANDYDPHWLGVRNEILGTELDSLFEQNGEQGGPKSYLFAFGGQSSTCNLGHT, from the exons ATGGAGCTCGCCacccttccccccagccccaccggtAAGCCTCGCCGGGCAGCGCCCGGGACCGGGACGGGCAGGGCGGGTGGACAGTGTGAtgccggtggcggcggcggggcccccgcTGACCGCCGCTCCCCTCTCCCCGCAGGCGAGGCCCgggcgcgccccgccgcccccagcgTCGGCCGGGAGGGCGGCCGGCGGAAGCGGACCACCTTCAGCAAGGCCCAGCTGGCGCTGCTGGTCCGCGCCTTCGAGAAGGAGCCGTACCCCGGCATCGCCCTGAGGGAGCAGCTCTCTGGCCTCACCGACATCCCCGAGTCCAGGATCCAG GTGTGGTTTCAGAACAGGAGAGCCCGGCAGCTGAACCACAAGAAGAGCGAAGTCGCCGCCTACCCCAAGCCGGCCTGTGGCAAGCAAAAGCCGACCCGTTGCGGCGGCGGCTGCCAGGAGAGGTCCCGGACGACGCAGGGTCTTGGGGCAGACCGGAGCCTCCTACCCCCGCAGCCCGGCCTACCGGGAGGAAACCAGAGTTTCTCTAGTCAGCCGTCGCCTTACTCGGGGCAGCCGTACTCAAGGCTCGATGCTCACTTCAGGAGCTTGGATAACACTTTTGGTGCCCCAGGTCAGACCCCAGCTCACCTCGGTTTGGACTGCATGGGAAAAGGGGTCCCACTCGGTGTGGGAAGTGTGGGGAGTCCCCCCCAGCTCTCACTGCCTGTGCAGCAGGCGCAGGAATATCCATACCCGAAGAAATCTTTCCCTGAAAGCTACTACTCAGATGCAGATGTTTTCCAGTCTTGTATAGAAGATCACCAGTACCTGGCAGCTAAAGAGAACATGTATTGGAGACCTGTCTTAAACTGCGTCAATGCTAACCAGGGCCTGGGTGATGAGAACTATTTGTGTATTAAGTCGAACACTTCTCCCTTTGGGAAGGGCTCCACTTTCTATTATGGTGAAGGGGAGCCTAAGCTTGAGCAGATAAGGCACAGCCCACCTCTGTTTGCGGCTAGTCATGCTAGTCCTCCTTTGGTACTTCCGAAACCTGAAGGGGGGTACCAGGGGACTcttgctgctccagctccatCGTatgggcagcagctgctggagacagcaaATGACTACGACCCTCATTGGCTGGGCGTGAGAAATGAAATTTTGGGAACAGAGTTAGATTCGCTGTTTGAGCAAAATGGGGAGCAAGGTGGGCCAAAAAGTTACCTTTTCGCTTTTGGTGGCCAGAGTTCAACCTGTAATTTGGGTCACACATGA